TTACGCTACTGAATTTCCACACTTAAATGCatgacattttagaaaaaattGAGACAAATTAAATACTCACATGGGGACCACCAGGCATTGATGGAGCACCAGCAGGACCAGATGGCACTTGAAAAGGATTAGGGGGTGTAGGATATAGTCCCGGAGCTGGAtatgatcctgtgggtggaggaAATGGACCTGGTGGTGAAGGTCCCCATGTTCCAGGTGGGACTGTACCCCATGGTACTGTTGGCGCAGCCCCTGGAGTCTGGGTAGGAGTGGAATATGGCCCTGGGGGTGGATATGGCATGCTAGGTGCAGGATACTGCCCTCCCATTGTTGGTCCCCATGCTCCAGAGGGCATGGATCCCCATGGCCCAACGGGAGCAGGAGGTGCAGCTGGCTCTGTTGGACCACCATAAGGTCTTGGAAGCTCTGGAAAGGGCATATTTGGTGGAGGATATTGCCCTGGTGGGACAGGACCTGGCACAGTTGGGGGTGGATATGGACCACCAGGAGGAGGGCAAGAGGGTCcagtaggaggaggaggaaatggagCAGGCGGTCCAGGGGGCATTGAAGGATACATTCCTGTTGGCGGAGGTCCGAATGGCACACTGGAAGCAGAGGTGTTTGGTGGCAATCCGGATGGCCCAGTAGGAGGAGCGCTCGGGTTGTTCCAAGGATTTGAAGCTGGCCAACCCTGTGGTGGCTGACCAGGCTGTTGACCAGGTTTTGTACTGCTCACTTTAGAGGTTTTAGCAGGTGACTGATCTGGTAAAGCATCTGCCAACTAGAAGACAAAGTATCAGTGAGAATGTAAGCTGCCTGCTGGACTCGCTAGCTGCACACATTTATCCATTGCATATATGTTAGCGTTAccaaaatgggagaaaaaaaacaaactaattgTTACTACACAGAAAGATGATTACATTCATTTTTGTGCCGCTTCTATCATTAGGATAGAAGAGATTCTGACGTGCTGCAGTCATCAAGCCAAAGATAAAAGGTGACCTGCCACACGTAGCTGTAAGAAATTTCAGCGCAAATccaaagagaaaagatttttataagTTTCCATTATAGCTATTCTGACACTATTGAAATACAACTCCTATGCTCTGTTAATATCAGAGCAGAAACTAACCCTCAGGGCTCCTAGCAGCTTCATATACGCAGCCCACAGATTGTTACATCTACCCAAAAGCAAAACACCACAGCTGCAACAGCAAGAGAATAACCTCTCAGCTTTAAGCTCCGCTTCTTGAAAAAGTGTGTCAACTTTTAGAACGAAGTAACCCAACTAGCTGATCTTCAGGAAAGCAAAATCATTACTTACCGAGAAATCATCAGTTCCAGacattttgctgaaaaataagGTAAAATAAAGTGAAATTCACTGAAAACAACTGAATTATTTCAAGCAAGCGCTCCTAAGACAAATTCTACATTTGTTTCATTCAGACCATAACAAATGTCTAACGGGTGGCACCTCTCAGCAATGATTGTTTTAATGACTCAGGCCCATACAGATATGGACTACCCAAACACTTCCCCTTTGATACGGGTCTTACAAAAAGGCAAAACTTCGGCCTCTACCTGCCTCACCTTAGACAGGACCAACACATAATGTAAGTGGGTCACAaagtgaagacaaaaaaaaagtttcaaatacTCATACCAAGGAGGCAGCCTACTCTGGCAGTGATGCCTCTGAAGTATTCAAGGTCTTCCCTAAACTGGGACTCAGGACTGCTGGCAGGTGAAGCTAATCCACCTAAGATAAAACATGGTTAAACCCCCATATGCAGATGCTCTTTCAGAAGTAAGAGTCACAGTTTGCCGAAGCTTCATTCTCCAAGGGATTTAACGCACATGAAAGATGGTAGATACTCTTATACATTATTGACTTGCACTGACTTCAGCTAGCTGACCTTAACTCTGAGTGTAGATGTGGCTAAGATCTTATTAATGAGTACCTAATTTCTAATCACTCAACATTTAAATGCTCAAAACAGGGACCAAAGAGCCAGGTGCTATCTCTTCATGAA
This is a stretch of genomic DNA from Apteryx mantelli isolate bAptMan1 chromosome 4, bAptMan1.hap1, whole genome shotgun sequence. It encodes these proteins:
- the MAPK1IP1L gene encoding MAPK-interacting and spindle-stabilizing protein-like; this translates as MSGTDDFSLADALPDQSPAKTSKVSSTKPGQQPGQPPQGWPASNPWNNPSAPPTGPSGLPPNTSASSVPFGPPPTGMYPSMPPGPPAPFPPPPTGPSCPPPGGPYPPPTVPGPVPPGQYPPPNMPFPELPRPYGGPTEPAAPPAPVGPWGSMPSGAWGPTMGGQYPAPSMPYPPPGPYSTPTQTPGAAPTVPWGTVPPGTWGPSPPGPFPPPTGSYPAPGLYPTPPNPFQVPSGPAGAPSMPGGPHPYR